Within Actinosynnema pretiosum, the genomic segment CGTCCGGCGCGTACGTGTCGTACCCCGGCAGGTCCTGCGTGGTCCCCCTGCGCACCAGCCCCAGCAGCAGGTCCGTCATCGGGCCGCCCACCTGCCGCCCGGTCAGCCCGCCCGCGATGGCCACGATCGAGTTCGGCAGCGCGGACAGGTCGTGCAGCACCACCTCGGTGCCCGGCCCGAGCGCGGACGCCAGACCGGCCACGGTCGGGGCCAGCGCGTCCAGCACGTTGCCGCGCACCGGGGTGACGGCCGCGGCCCGCACGTCCACCACCACCGGCCTGGCCGCCCGCAGCTCCCGCAGCGCCGAGGCGAACCGCGCCACCGTCTCCGGCGTGGTCGAGGCGTGCGGCGTCAACCGCACGTGCTCCGGTCGCACCGTCGCGGTGACCCCGGCGGCCACCAGCGCCGCCCCCACCGCCGCGGACGGCGTCCCCGGCACCTCGAACGCCATGATCCCGCCGCGCCGCTCGCGCGCCGACACGACCACGCCGCCCGCGCCCTCGACCGCCTCGCCCAGCTCGTCCAACCGCTGCCCGATCCGCTCCCCGATCGCGCGGACCCCGCCCAGCTCCACCAGCTCCAGCGCCGTCGCGAACGCCCCCGACGCGATCGGGTTCAGGTTCGTCAGCGACCAGGCCGCCGCGCCCTCGCCCACCGGGTGCACCGCCCCGTCGAACAGGCCGGGGTCCAGCGCCCCGGTCCACCCGGACGCGACCGGCTCCAACCGCTCCAGCGCCCGGTCCGACAGCGCCATGAACCCGGTGGACCACCCGGCCCGCACCCACTTCTGCCCGCCGACCACCAGCACGTCGGCGACCTGCCACGGCTCGTCCACGACCCCGAACCCCTGGATGCCGTCGACCACCAGCAGCCGGTCCCCGACGACCTCGCGCAGCGCCGCCAGGTCCGCCCGGTACCCGGTCCGGAAGTCGACCGCGCTCACCGACACCGCCGTGGTCCCCGGCGTCAGCGCGGCCCGCACCGCCTCGGGCGTCACCGGCCCGGCGGGCAGCCAGTTCACCCGCGCCCGCCCGGCCCGCACCCACGGGTAGGTGTTCGCCGGGAACTCGGCGGGCGACACGACCACCTCGCCGACCAGCCCCAGCGCGACCTGGAACAGCCCGGTGCTGGTGTTGGGCAGCGGCACCACGTGGTCGGTGTCGCTCCCGCACAACCGCGCCGCCGCCGCCATCGCGCGCAGCTCGTGCCGCATCAGCTCGTCCACCGTGGACGGTCCGGCGGCGGTCGCCTGCTCCAGCATCCGCGTGGACGCCTCCAGCACGGCCTGCGAGGGCGGGCCGAAGCGGCCGAAGTCCAGGTAGCCCTCCGGTTCGCGGAAGGTGACGAGGTAGGAGGAGGGGATGCGCATCGCTAGAGCACCTTCGAGAGGAACTGCCGGGTCCTGGGTTCACGCGGATTCTCCAGCACCTGGTCGGGCGGCCCGGACTCGACCACGACCCCGCCGTCCAGGAACGCGACCTCGTCGGCCACCTGCCTGGCGAACCCGATCTCGTGCGTGACCACCAGCATCGTCATGCCGTCCGCCGCCAGCCCCGCCATGACGTCCAGCACGTCGCCCACCAGCTCCGGGTCCAGCGCGGAGGTCGGCTCGTCGAACAGCATCACCTTGGGCCGCATGGCCAGCGCGCGGGCGATCGCCACCCGCTGCTGCTGCCCGCCGGAGAGCTGGTTCGGGTAGGCCCCGGCCTTGTCGGCCAGCCCGACCTTCTCCAGCAGCTCGCGGGCGTGCGCGACGGCGTCCGCCTTGGACTCGCGGAGCACCTGCACCGGCCCCTCGGTGATGTTCTCCAGCGCGGTGCGGTGCGGGAACAGGTTGAAGCGCTGGAACACCATGCCGGTGCCGCGCCGCTGCCTGGCGACCTCGCGCTCGCGCAGCTCGTGCAGCTTCCCGCCCCTGCTGGCGAACCCGACCGGCTCGCCGTCGACCCAGATCCGGCCGGAGTCGATGGTCTCCAGGTGGTTCACGCAGCGCAGGAACGTGCTCTTGCCCGCGCCGGACGGCCCCAGCAGGCACCACACCTGCCCGGCCTCGACCTCCAGGTCGATGCCGCTGAGCACCTCGGTGCTCCCGTAGGACTTCCGCACTCCGACGGCCCTGACCAGGCTCATCGGGCCACCCCCTTGCCGTAGGCGCGCTCCAGGAAGTGCTGGCCGACGCTCGCCGCGCTCACCACGACCATGTACCAGGCGGCGGCGGCGAGCAGCGTCTCCATGATCTGGAGGTTGTGCGACGCGATGTTGTTCGCCGCGTGGATCAGCTCCAGGAAACCGATGACCGAGGCCATCGAGGTGCCCTTGAGCATGTTGATGAAGTTGTTGCCGGTCGGCGGGATGATCACCCGCATGGCCTGCGGCAGCACGACCCTGCGCAGCGTCGTCGCGGGCGTCATGCCGATCGCCTTGGCCGCCTCGACCTGCCCGTGGTCCACGCTGTTCAGCCCGGCGCGGACGATCTCGGCCATGTACGCGCTCTCGTTGAGCCCGAGCCCCAGCAGGGCGGCGACGAACGCGGTGATCAGCACGTTCGTCCGCACCTCGAACACCATCGGGATCGAGATGGTGTCGAACACCAGCGCCAGGTTGAACCACAGCAGGATCTGCAGCAGCACCGGCAGCCCCCGGAACAGCCACACGTACCCGGCCGCGAACCAGCGGGCCACCGGGTTCGCCGAGCGGCGCAGCAGCGCGATGCCCACGCCCAGCACGATCGCGCCCGCCTGCGCCACCACGGCCAGCACGACCGTGTTCACCAGGCCGCGCAGCATGATCTCGTGGGTGAAGAAGCCGGGCACGGCCGCGTAGTCGATCCGCGCGCCCGCCAGCGCCCAGCCCAGCGCGCCCAGCAGCGCCAGCAGCACGACCGCGCCGACCCAGCGGCCCCAGTGCCGCAGCGGGACGACGACCAGCTCGTCCCGACGCGCGTTGTCGGTGCTCACCCGGTCACCCGCCATTGATCGTGGCCTTGGCGACCGAGCCCTGCGCGACGTCCCAGGCGTCCATGATCTTGCCGTAGGTGCCGTCGTCGATCAGGGACTGCACGGCGCCCTGCAGGGCGGTGGCGAGCTGCCCGGCGTCCTTGCGCACGCCGATGCCGTACGGGCCGCCGTTGATGGGCGCGTGGTCGACCGCCTCGAAGTACTCGCCCTTGCCCGCCGTCTTGGACACGTACACGGCGGTGGGCAGGTCGTTGACGATCGCGGCGACGCGGCCGGTGCGCAGCTGGTTCTGGTTCTGCGTGTCGCTGTCGGTCGCGGTGACGGTCACGGGCTCCTTGCCCGCGCCGGCGCACTTGCCGCTCTGCTCCTTGGCGAACGCCTCCTGGCTGGTGCCCAGCGCGACCGCGACGGACTTGCCGCACAGGTCGTCGGGGCCCTTGACGCCGGTGGGGTTGCCCTTCTGCACCATGATCGTGATGCCCGAGGTGAAGTAGTCCACGAAGCTGATCTGCTCCTGGCGGGCCCGCGTGTCGTTCATCGCGGCCATCGTCACGTCGACGCGGCCCGCCTGCAGGCTGGTGATCAGCGAGCCGAACGCCATGTCCTCGTGCGCGACCTCCACGCCGAGGCGCTTGCCGACGGCCTTGATCAGGTCGACCTCGGAGCCGACCGGGGTCTTGCCGTCGGCGGCGTAGAAGTTGTTGGGCGGGCTCTGGATGTTCGACCCGACCTTGAGCTTGCCCGCGCTGGTGACCTCGGGCGGCAG encodes:
- a CDS encoding aminotransferase class V-fold PLP-dependent enzyme, giving the protein MRIPSSYLVTFREPEGYLDFGRFGPPSQAVLEASTRMLEQATAAGPSTVDELMRHELRAMAAAARLCGSDTDHVVPLPNTSTGLFQVALGLVGEVVVSPAEFPANTYPWVRAGRARVNWLPAGPVTPEAVRAALTPGTTAVSVSAVDFRTGYRADLAALREVVGDRLLVVDGIQGFGVVDEPWQVADVLVVGGQKWVRAGWSTGFMALSDRALERLEPVASGWTGALDPGLFDGAVHPVGEGAAAWSLTNLNPIASGAFATALELVELGGVRAIGERIGQRLDELGEAVEGAGGVVVSARERRGGIMAFEVPGTPSAAVGAALVAAGVTATVRPEHVRLTPHASTTPETVARFASALRELRAARPVVVDVRAAAVTPVRGNVLDALAPTVAGLASALGPGTEVVLHDLSALPNSIVAIAGGLTGRQVGGPMTDLLLGLVRRGTTQDLPGYDTYAPDGRLIRSSTVFLRDERGVAVGCLCVNTDPGAGGGGGQGGHAVEAFPGDVDTLQKLLVERAVEAVGVPVGLMKKAHKSEVVRVLDEAGLFLIRDSVDYLAGVLGVTRYTIYNYLNEIRGEQGR
- a CDS encoding amino acid ABC transporter ATP-binding protein, whose protein sequence is MSLVRAVGVRKSYGSTEVLSGIDLEVEAGQVWCLLGPSGAGKSTFLRCVNHLETIDSGRIWVDGEPVGFASRGGKLHELREREVARQRRGTGMVFQRFNLFPHRTALENITEGPVQVLRESKADAVAHARELLEKVGLADKAGAYPNQLSGGQQQRVAIARALAMRPKVMLFDEPTSALDPELVGDVLDVMAGLAADGMTMLVVTHEIGFARQVADEVAFLDGGVVVESGPPDQVLENPREPRTRQFLSKVL
- a CDS encoding amino acid ABC transporter permease, coding for MAGDRVSTDNARRDELVVVPLRHWGRWVGAVVLLALLGALGWALAGARIDYAAVPGFFTHEIMLRGLVNTVVLAVVAQAGAIVLGVGIALLRRSANPVARWFAAGYVWLFRGLPVLLQILLWFNLALVFDTISIPMVFEVRTNVLITAFVAALLGLGLNESAYMAEIVRAGLNSVDHGQVEAAKAIGMTPATTLRRVVLPQAMRVIIPPTGNNFINMLKGTSMASVIGFLELIHAANNIASHNLQIMETLLAAAAWYMVVVSAASVGQHFLERAYGKGVAR
- a CDS encoding ABC transporter substrate-binding protein — encoded protein: MAVRRTALTTAFAALLLLSACGGGDGGSGSAGTPGVSDDLPATGAIVDAVARDDALAASLPPEVTSAGKLKVGSNIQSPPNNFYAADGKTPVGSEVDLIKAVGKRLGVEVAHEDMAFGSLITSLQAGRVDVTMAAMNDTRARQEQISFVDYFTSGITIMVQKGNPTGVKGPDDLCGKSVAVALGTSQEAFAKEQSGKCAGAGKEPVTVTATDSDTQNQNQLRTGRVAAIVNDLPTAVYVSKTAGKGEYFEAVDHAPINGGPYGIGVRKDAGQLATALQGAVQSLIDDGTYGKIMDAWDVAQGSVAKATINGG